Proteins encoded within one genomic window of Aspergillus nidulans FGSC A4 chromosome VII:
- a CDS encoding E1 ubiquitin-activating protein ubaB (transcript_id=CADANIAT00009164): protein MTRDTYLKRSLGTQANRIRESRVLLVGAGGIGCELLKNLLLTGFGEIHVIDLDTIDLSNLNRQFLFRHEHIKKPKAIVAKEVAQKFQPSARIEAYHANIKDSKFDVDWFATFNVVFNALDNLDARRHVNMMCLAADVPLIESGTTGFNGQVQVIKKNVTECYDCNSKEVPKSFPVCTIRSTPSQPIHCIVWAKSYLLPELFGTSETDTEEFDYSADADNVEEIENLQREARALKEIRQSMGSAEFAQKVFDKVFKEDINRLRGMEDMWTSRKAPEPLDFKELEGTLSTVEPEVSLKDQRVWTVSENLAVFKDSLDRLSKRLKTLQSEESGSPAVLVFDKDDVDTLDFVTASANLRATIFGIEPKSKFDTKQMAGNIIPAIATTNAMTAGLCVLQALKVLKGDYDHAKMVFLERSGARAINSESLNPPNPHCPVCSVAHARIEIDLTRATLNDLVENILRTQLKYGQEFSVNTEQGTIYDPDLEDNLPKKLSDLGITTSAFLTVIDEDEQPRVNLQLIVVAPGSPPSEEQPIVLNRIPEIPRKPQAPAPYDAEANGTSNLGKRKRDANETELNGDPPTKRVANVSISDGADKAHPIDLSEAEGGAILIDDD, encoded by the exons CGTCGGCGCTGGAGGAATTGGCTGCGAGCTCCTCAAGAACCTCCTGCTTACTGGGTTCGGTGAAATACACGTCATTGACCTCGACACCATTGACCTGAGCAACTTGAACCGTCAATTTCTCTTCCGCCACGAACACATTAAGAAGCCGAAAGCTATA GTCGCAAAGGAAGTTGCGCAAAAGTTTCAGCCTAGCGCGAGGATTGAGGCTTACCATGCCAACATCAAGGACAGCAAATTCGACGTGGACTGGTTTGCGACTTTCAATGTCGTCTTCAATGCGCTTGACAATCTTGACGCGCGGCGTCATGTCAATATGATGTGTTTAGCGGCGGATGTGCCTCTGATTGAGAGTGGAACAACTGGCTTCAATGGTCAGGTGCAAGTTATCAAGAAG AATGTGACAGAGTGTTACGACTGCAACTCTAAAGAGGTCCCAAAGTCATTCCCTGTCTGCACCATCCGAAGCACACCGAGCCAGCCAATCCACTGCATTGTCTGGGCGAAAAGCTATCTCTTGCC CGAGCTATTCGGGACGAGCGAGACTGATACAGAAGAATTTGACTACTCCGCGGATGCAGACAACG TGGAGGAAATTGAGAATCTGCAGAGAGAAGCAAGAGCTCTCAAGGAAATTCGTCAATCCATGGGCTCGGCTGAGTTTGCTCAAAAGGTCTTTGATAAAGTTTTTAAGGAGGATATCAACCGGCTACGTGGCATGGAAGATATGTGGACCTCGAGAAAGGCTCCAGAACCTCTAGATTTCAAGGAATTGGAAGGGACACTATCTACTGTTGAACCGGAGGTCTCCTTGAAGGACCAGAGAGTCTGGACGGTCTCTGAAAACCTGGCGGTCTTCAAAGACAG CTTGGATCGTCTAAGCAAACGCCTCAAAACACTGCAGTCCGAAGAAAGCGGTTCTCCCGCGGTTCTGGTGTTCGACAAGGATGATGTAGACACATTAGACTTCGTTACAGCAAGTGCTAATCTTCGCGCAACCATCTTTGGAATCGAACCGAAATCAAAATTTGACACGAAGC AAATGGCGGGTAATATTATCCCAGCGATCGCAACCACAAATGCGATGACAGCGGGTCTTTGTGTCCTCCAAGCGCTGAAGGTCCTAAAGGGTGACTATGACCATGCGAAAATG GTTTTCCTCGAGCGCTCAGGAGCTCGTGCAATTAACTCCGAGTCCTTAAACCCACCGAATCCGCATTGCCCTGTTTGTTCTGTTGCCCATGCCAGAATTGAGATCGACCTCACTCGCGCCACATTGAATGATCTAGTTGAGAACATACTCCGAACACAGCTAAAGTACGGACAGGAATTTTCCGTAAATACTGAGCAGGGCACAATCTACGACCCAGATCTCGAAGATAATCTTCCGAAAAAGCTGTCCGATCTGGGTATCACAACTTCAGCTTTCTTGACGGTtatcgacgaagatgagcaACCAAGAGTTAACCTCCAGCTTATCGTAGTCGCACCTGGATCACCACCGTCAGAGGAACAACCCATCGTGCTTAACAGAATACCTGAGATCCCACGGAAACCTCAAGCCCCTGCACCGTATGATGCTGAAGCGAATGGGACGTCAAATCTAGGGAAACGCAAGCGCGATGCTAATGAAACCGAGCTCAACGGCGATCCTCCCACTAAGCGAGTGGCGAACGTTTCAATCTCGGATGGTGCCGATAAAGCACATCCCATTGATCTGTCTGAGGCCGAAGGGGGCGCTATTCTGATCGATGATGACTGA